A genomic region of Erythrobacter sp. SCSIO 43205 contains the following coding sequences:
- the secE gene encoding preprotein translocase subunit SecE: MAQTPKAHDKKRKTSIPEFVNQVRTETSKVVWPTREETVRTAIFVFIFMVVLALFFFGVDSLFNAVVNFLLTLA; this comes from the coding sequence ATGGCCCAAACGCCCAAGGCTCACGACAAAAAGCGCAAGACCTCGATTCCTGAATTTGTGAATCAGGTCCGCACCGAAACCAGCAAGGTCGTATGGCCGACGCGCGAAGAGACGGTTCGCACCGCGATCTTCGTCTTCATCTTCATGGTCGTGCTCGCGCTGTTCTTCTTCGGTGTCGACAGCCTGTTCAACGCTGTTGTGAACTTCCTTCTGACGCTTGCCTAA
- the rplK gene encoding 50S ribosomal protein L11: MAKKIEGYIKLQVPAGTANPSPPIGPALGQRGVNIMEFCKAFNAATQDLEKNAPIPTTITVYADRSFTFTTKTPPASYLLKKAAKIKSGSGEPNKNKVGKITRAQLAEIAETKMKDLNANDIDAAVKIIEGSARAMGLEVVEG; encoded by the coding sequence ATGGCCAAGAAGATTGAGGGCTACATCAAGCTCCAGGTGCCTGCTGGCACCGCAAACCCGTCACCGCCAATCGGCCCTGCTCTGGGTCAACGCGGTGTGAACATCATGGAATTCTGTAAGGCGTTTAACGCTGCCACACAGGACCTTGAGAAGAACGCGCCGATCCCCACCACGATCACGGTTTACGCAGACCGCTCGTTCACCTTCACCACCAAAACCCCACCTGCATCTTACCTGCTTAAGAAAGCGGCGAAGATCAAATCGGGTTCAGGTGAGCCGAACAAGAACAAGGTTGGCAAAATCACCCGCGCACAGCTCGCTGAAATCGCTGAGACGAAAATGAAAGATCTCAACGCGAACGACATCGACGCTGCTGTCAAAATCATCGAAGGCTCCGCACGCGCGATGGGCCTCGAAGTGGTGGAGGGCTAA
- a CDS encoding fatty acyl-AMP ligase has protein sequence MDGFASTMIEADTGAALTPTPNDCELPRIRAQFATFNEAIDYAAKSEKGLNFHDMRGKLERVYPFAEMREDALQMAYRLIASGIRREDRVALIAETGPDFAALFCACVYVGAWPVPLPLPTTFGGKESYIDQLAVQLQSSDPVVLIYPEEISEMAGAAAERQGCKGTSWQDFAKLDAPEAELPTASPDDICYLQYSSGSTRFPTGVAVTHEALLHNLYGHSTSMNLGENDRCVSWLPWYHDMGLVGCFLSLIANQVSGDYLKPDAFARRPLAWLDMISANKGNTLSYSPTFGYDICARRISSQSNVEERFDLSRWRVAGNGADMIRPDVMQSFVNAFASAGFKASAFTPSYGLAEAVLAVTVMPPGEGIKVELVEEERLSGTPRDISRPARYRAIVNCGKPLPDMEVRITGESGKSREDHQIGKVWCRGPSVMHSYFRNKEATDDCLVDGWLDTGDMGYTADGYLFIVGRAKDMIIINGKNHWPQDIEWAVEQLPGFNHGDIAAFSLEQENGEEAPAVLVHCRVSDPVERVKLREEIADKVRSVTGMSCVVELVPPRTLPRTSSGKLSRAKAKKLYLAGEIVPIDLAA, from the coding sequence ATGGACGGATTTGCAAGCACTATGATTGAGGCTGACACCGGGGCTGCTCTGACACCGACGCCGAATGACTGTGAATTGCCGCGAATCCGCGCCCAGTTCGCGACCTTCAACGAGGCGATCGACTACGCCGCGAAAAGCGAAAAGGGCCTGAATTTTCACGATATGCGCGGGAAGCTGGAACGGGTTTATCCTTTTGCCGAGATGCGCGAGGATGCGCTGCAAATGGCCTATCGTCTGATCGCCTCTGGCATCAGGCGTGAGGATCGCGTCGCCTTGATCGCAGAGACTGGTCCTGATTTTGCCGCGCTGTTTTGTGCCTGCGTTTATGTCGGTGCATGGCCTGTGCCCCTGCCCCTGCCCACCACTTTTGGCGGCAAGGAAAGCTATATCGACCAACTCGCGGTGCAATTACAAAGCTCTGATCCGGTTGTTTTGATTTACCCTGAGGAAATCAGCGAGATGGCAGGCGCCGCAGCTGAGCGGCAGGGATGCAAAGGCACCAGCTGGCAGGATTTTGCAAAGCTTGATGCGCCTGAGGCAGAGCTGCCTACAGCATCGCCAGACGACATTTGCTATCTGCAATATTCGTCGGGCTCGACGCGTTTTCCAACGGGCGTTGCGGTGACGCACGAGGCGCTGCTGCATAACCTTTATGGTCACTCGACCAGCATGAATTTGGGCGAGAACGATCGCTGTGTCAGCTGGCTTCCGTGGTATCACGATATGGGGCTGGTCGGCTGTTTCCTGTCACTCATCGCCAACCAGGTGTCAGGCGATTATCTCAAACCCGATGCCTTTGCGCGCCGTCCGCTCGCATGGCTCGACATGATCAGCGCGAATAAAGGCAACACGCTCTCCTATTCGCCGACCTTTGGCTATGACATTTGCGCGCGCCGCATTTCCAGCCAGTCCAATGTAGAGGAACGTTTCGATCTCTCGCGCTGGCGTGTGGCGGGTAATGGCGCGGACATGATCCGCCCGGACGTCATGCAAAGCTTTGTGAACGCCTTTGCATCCGCAGGGTTCAAGGCGAGTGCCTTCACCCCGTCCTATGGCCTTGCCGAGGCGGTTCTGGCGGTCACCGTCATGCCTCCGGGTGAAGGGATCAAGGTTGAGCTGGTCGAGGAAGAGCGTCTTTCAGGAACGCCCCGCGACATCTCGCGCCCTGCCCGATACCGCGCGATTGTGAATTGCGGCAAGCCATTGCCCGATATGGAAGTGCGCATCACCGGCGAGAGCGGAAAGTCGCGCGAAGACCACCAGATCGGCAAGGTTTGGTGCCGCGGCCCGTCGGTCATGCACTCCTATTTCCGCAACAAGGAGGCGACCGATGATTGCCTCGTCGATGGCTGGCTCGACACAGGCGACATGGGCTACACCGCGGATGGATACCTCTTCATCGTTGGCCGCGCCAAGGACATGATCATCATCAATGGCAAGAACCATTGGCCACAGGATATTGAATGGGCGGTGGAACAGCTGCCCGGCTTCAACCATGGCGACATCGCTGCCTTCTCGCTTGAACAGGAGAATGGCGAGGAAGCGCCCGCCGTACTCGTCCACTGCCGTGTCTCTGATCCGGTTGAGCGCGTCAAACTGCGCGAGGAAATCGCTGACAAGGTGCGCTCTGTCACTGGCATGAGCTGCGTCGTGGAACTTGTCCCCCCGCGCACATTGCCCCGCACCAGCTCAGGCAAATTGAGCCGCGCAAAGGCGAAGAAGCTCTATCTCGCAGGCGAAATCGTACCGATTGATCTGGCGGCTTAA
- the nusG gene encoding transcription termination/antitermination protein NusG: protein MSRWYIIHAYSGFENKVKEAIIAEAERLGLSEGVEEIEVPTETVTEVKRGKKVQVERKFMPGYVLAKLRMNDDIYHLVKNTPKVTGFLGNNNKPQPISEREAARYFGGVEEAKAAPKQDISVDYEIGDSVKVLDGPFASFNGVVEELDFDKAKVKVSVSIFGRATPVELDFEQVELVK, encoded by the coding sequence ATGTCTCGTTGGTACATCATCCACGCCTATTCCGGTTTTGAAAACAAGGTCAAAGAAGCGATCATCGCCGAAGCGGAGCGCCTTGGCCTGTCTGAAGGCGTCGAAGAAATCGAAGTGCCCACCGAAACCGTGACCGAAGTAAAGCGCGGCAAAAAGGTTCAGGTCGAGCGTAAATTTATGCCGGGATATGTTCTGGCCAAACTGCGCATGAACGATGACATTTATCACCTTGTGAAGAACACGCCCAAGGTGACGGGCTTCCTTGGCAACAACAACAAGCCACAGCCGATTTCCGAGCGCGAAGCTGCGCGTTACTTTGGCGGCGTGGAGGAAGCGAAAGCTGCACCCAAGCAAGACATCAGCGTCGACTATGAAATCGGCGACAGCGTCAAAGTGCTCGATGGACCGTTTGCCAGCTTCAACGGCGTGGTCGAAGAGCTCGACTTCGACAAGGCGAAGGTCAAAGTTTCGGTTTCGATCTTTGGCCGTGCAACGCCGGTTGAACTCGACTTTGAACAGGTCGAACTGGTCAAGTAA
- a CDS encoding regulatory protein RecX has translation MSAEGSKTSSNCRENASVPGEETPGIARERRGRTGARKRKKAKPLDDTSLRDLALSYAARFATTGAKLEGYLLRKIRERGVAEDGDGRIQTLDVSALVARLVELGYVDDEAYARSKTRDLTARGYGARRVSQALWAAGVDEMTQQDTAPSQATLRRAAILLAKKRRFGPFGIEADEEEPSEIVHKRREKQVAAMLRAGHSYEHAAFILDAANEEIVDEWLIEAEDEEGEGPGEW, from the coding sequence ATGAGCGCAGAGGGAAGCAAAACGTCATCAAACTGTCGCGAAAATGCGTCGGTTCCGGGCGAAGAAACACCCGGCATCGCGCGTGAGCGGCGCGGGCGTACCGGCGCAAGGAAACGCAAGAAAGCAAAGCCGCTGGACGATACGTCATTGCGCGATCTGGCGCTTTCCTATGCCGCGCGCTTTGCCACCACGGGGGCGAAGCTCGAAGGCTATCTCCTTAGAAAAATTCGGGAAAGAGGGGTTGCTGAGGATGGCGATGGCCGCATTCAGACGCTTGACGTGAGCGCGCTTGTCGCGCGTCTTGTTGAGCTGGGATATGTTGATGATGAAGCTTATGCCCGCTCCAAAACGCGCGACCTTACTGCGCGCGGGTACGGGGCGCGGCGGGTGTCTCAGGCGCTATGGGCCGCAGGTGTGGATGAAATGACGCAGCAGGACACAGCGCCATCACAAGCGACGCTAAGGCGTGCGGCAATCCTTCTGGCAAAGAAACGGCGCTTTGGCCCATTCGGCATCGAAGCTGATGAAGAGGAGCCTTCGGAAATCGTCCACAAACGGCGCGAGAAACAGGTTGCCGCCATGCTTCGCGCAGGCCACAGCTATGAACACGCAGCGTTCATACTCGATGCGGCAAACGAAGAAATTGTCGACGAATGGCTGATCGAAGCCGAAGACGAAGAAGGTGAAGGACCGGGCGAATGGTAA
- a CDS encoding DUF2155 domain-containing protein: MSLSRAFFIAPLAALALSGCEDVSSLFDSTEEQEQSQKQQETAPSSAETASDPLLVAEDADGVTPMAERIATIGLLNKRNNVSKDLLMRPGETVEEGQVIVRLEACERTAPYEFPEETGAFVQLDVLERGQDEHSRVFSGWLFKENPSLNVVEHPVYDVWVKDCAMRFPGEPPLEAPSVPSDEEAGEE; the protein is encoded by the coding sequence GTGAGCCTTTCCCGCGCCTTTTTCATCGCACCTCTCGCAGCGCTCGCGCTTAGCGGATGCGAGGATGTGAGTTCGCTCTTCGATAGCACCGAGGAGCAAGAGCAGTCTCAGAAACAGCAGGAGACCGCGCCCAGCTCAGCTGAGACAGCTTCGGACCCTCTCTTGGTGGCCGAGGATGCCGATGGTGTCACCCCGATGGCAGAGCGCATCGCAACCATCGGCCTTCTCAACAAACGCAATAATGTTAGCAAAGACTTGCTCATGCGGCCGGGCGAGACGGTGGAAGAAGGACAGGTGATCGTGCGGCTTGAAGCGTGCGAGCGCACCGCGCCTTACGAATTTCCCGAAGAAACCGGTGCCTTTGTTCAACTCGACGTTCTTGAGCGCGGTCAGGATGAGCACAGCCGCGTATTTTCAGGCTGGCTGTTTAAGGAAAACCCCAGCCTCAACGTGGTTGAACACCCGGTCTACGATGTCTGGGTCAAGGATTGCGCGATGCGCTTTCCCGGTGAGCCGCCGCTCGAAGCTCCTTCTGTGCCCTCTGATGAAGAGGCTGGCGAAGAATAG
- a CDS encoding NADH:ubiquinone oxidoreductase subunit NDUFA12: MGILGKIFTWWDGATLGTHLWSSRVGGEHVGTDAQGNKYYRSKGKDGPNTGSYTQKERRWVIYDGPNDASRVPSEWHGWLHGAFDDVPESHLPPAKVWEADYTPNATGTPNAYLPQGMIERGGKRAKADGDYEAWAPEG; the protein is encoded by the coding sequence ATGGGAATCTTAGGCAAAATTTTCACCTGGTGGGACGGTGCGACCTTGGGTACGCATCTGTGGTCCTCGCGCGTTGGCGGCGAACACGTTGGCACTGATGCGCAAGGGAACAAATATTACCGTTCCAAAGGCAAGGATGGGCCCAACACTGGCTCTTACACGCAAAAAGAGCGCCGTTGGGTAATCTATGATGGCCCCAATGACGCAAGCCGCGTGCCGTCCGAATGGCACGGCTGGCTCCACGGGGCGTTTGACGATGTGCCTGAAAGCCACCTGCCCCCTGCTAAGGTGTGGGAAGCCGATTACACGCCCAACGCGACCGGCACACCGAACGCTTACCTGCCGCAAGGCATGATTGAGCGCGGCGGCAAACGCGCCAAGGCTGATGGCGATTATGAAGCGTGGGCGCCGGAAGGCTAA
- the aat gene encoding leucyl/phenylalanyl-tRNA--protein transferase — MHSPHHPDQKAPIPVETLLLAYRSGIFPMADNREDDEIFWVEPRERAIIPLEGLHVSKSLRKVLRSDRYHVTMDRDFEGVMHACAAPRPGHPESWISGRIVDSYTGLHRAGYAHSIECWDTQDDAPPRLVGGLYGVSFNRVFCGESMFSRADNASKVALCWLVACLNRAGYKVLDCQFMTDHLASMGAVEMPQKAYLKLVDGAQGMPQATLAQAFESFVNPASAGVDYSSPASSSEGTEGASSGGSPGKRIAQSLTQTS; from the coding sequence ATGCACTCGCCCCACCACCCGGACCAGAAGGCTCCCATCCCGGTTGAAACCTTGCTGCTGGCCTATCGCAGCGGCATTTTCCCGATGGCCGACAACCGCGAGGACGATGAGATTTTCTGGGTCGAACCGCGCGAGCGGGCGATTATTCCTCTGGAAGGGCTGCACGTTTCGAAATCCTTGCGCAAAGTTCTGCGCTCAGATCGCTATCATGTGACGATGGACCGCGATTTTGAAGGCGTGATGCACGCCTGTGCGGCTCCGCGTCCGGGCCATCCTGAAAGCTGGATCAGCGGGCGCATTGTCGACAGCTACACCGGGCTTCACCGGGCAGGCTATGCCCATTCGATCGAATGTTGGGATACACAGGACGATGCCCCCCCGCGCCTTGTCGGCGGGCTTTATGGCGTATCCTTTAATCGGGTGTTCTGCGGGGAAAGTATGTTCAGCCGCGCAGATAATGCGAGCAAGGTCGCGCTGTGCTGGCTCGTCGCTTGCCTCAACCGGGCTGGTTACAAGGTACTCGATTGCCAGTTTATGACCGATCATCTGGCGAGCATGGGTGCGGTCGAGATGCCGCAAAAGGCCTATCTCAAACTGGTTGATGGCGCGCAAGGGATGCCGCAGGCTACGTTAGCTCAAGCGTTTGAAAGCTTTGTCAATCCGGCTAGTGCTGGCGTCGACTATTCTTCGCCAGCCTCTTCATCAGAGGGCACAGAAGGAGCTTCGAGCGGCGGCTCACCGGGAAAGCGCATCGCGCAATCCTTGACCCAGACATCGTAG
- a CDS encoding sodium:alanine symporter family protein → MAADVSGAEAWIAPITNVSDFIWGGTWNGDTIIPFPPMTIILLGIGLWIMVGLKFYPLRNLGAAFKGLLTSRKGEGDGEISPFAALSTALSGQVGTGNLAGVATAIALGGPGAIFWMWITALVGMALAFAEGSLSIRYRETTSDGVKRGGPMTYITMGLGTKWTWLAVVFCLGTLFSALVTGNSIQANAVADGLQELFGIEEWLGGAIVAGLVFVVIIGGIKSIGSVAEKVIPFMMVAYIIMAIIALIINIADIPETFYLIFYSAFNPSAAVGGFAGAAMIMALRAGVARGLFSNEAGQGSTAIAHAVAQTNDPEQQGRMAMLGTFIDTIVICTMTALVILTVRGDFTAGGEAVAHAWQSDRVGFEMTSGAFAAAFPFEIAGIAIGTLVASTALILFVFTTLLTWSYYGERAITYLYDRIPGSSRGGEKILHIGWRVLWCVVIFLAAAQPSELVWRLGDISNAAMALPNLLALLLLSGVVFKLAQGDKTAGENHHVETPEEPEEY, encoded by the coding sequence ATGGCTGCAGACGTATCAGGCGCGGAAGCTTGGATCGCGCCAATTACCAATGTTTCGGATTTCATCTGGGGCGGCACATGGAACGGGGACACGATCATCCCGTTCCCGCCTATGACAATCATCCTGCTCGGCATCGGGCTGTGGATCATGGTTGGCCTCAAATTCTATCCGCTGAGAAACCTTGGCGCAGCGTTCAAAGGCTTGCTGACGAGCCGCAAGGGCGAAGGTGATGGCGAGATTTCGCCATTCGCAGCGCTCTCAACCGCGCTTTCTGGACAAGTTGGCACAGGTAACCTGGCCGGTGTCGCAACGGCAATTGCGCTTGGTGGTCCAGGTGCAATTTTCTGGATGTGGATCACCGCCCTTGTCGGAATGGCATTGGCTTTTGCTGAAGGCTCTTTGTCGATCCGATATCGCGAGACGACCAGCGATGGCGTGAAGCGTGGTGGTCCAATGACCTATATTACCATGGGCCTTGGCACGAAGTGGACATGGCTGGCGGTGGTTTTCTGCCTTGGTACGCTGTTCTCTGCACTCGTGACCGGCAATTCTATTCAAGCGAACGCAGTGGCAGATGGTTTGCAGGAGCTTTTCGGAATTGAAGAGTGGCTCGGCGGAGCGATTGTCGCCGGGCTGGTATTTGTCGTTATCATCGGCGGCATCAAATCGATCGGCAGCGTGGCCGAAAAGGTCATTCCTTTCATGATGGTTGCCTACATCATCATGGCGATCATCGCTCTGATCATTAACATCGCCGATATTCCAGAGACGTTTTACCTGATCTTCTACAGCGCCTTCAATCCATCGGCTGCCGTAGGCGGGTTCGCGGGCGCGGCGATGATCATGGCGCTGCGGGCTGGTGTGGCGCGCGGACTGTTCTCGAATGAGGCGGGTCAGGGTTCAACCGCGATTGCACACGCGGTCGCGCAAACCAACGATCCCGAGCAACAAGGCCGCATGGCGATGCTCGGCACGTTCATCGACACCATCGTGATCTGCACCATGACAGCGCTGGTCATCCTTACTGTTCGCGGCGACTTTACCGCGGGCGGCGAAGCGGTGGCCCATGCGTGGCAATCCGACCGGGTTGGTTTCGAAATGACCAGCGGCGCTTTTGCCGCAGCTTTCCCGTTCGAGATCGCAGGGATAGCTATTGGCACACTGGTCGCATCGACCGCGCTGATCCTCTTCGTCTTCACCACGCTCCTGACCTGGAGCTATTACGGCGAGCGCGCGATCACCTATCTTTATGATCGCATCCCCGGGTCAAGTCGTGGTGGCGAGAAAATCCTGCACATCGGTTGGCGCGTATTGTGGTGCGTGGTGATCTTCCTTGCCGCCGCCCAACCATCAGAGCTTGTCTGGCGTCTCGGCGATATTTCCAACGCAGCGATGGCGCTGCCGAACCTGCTCGCCCTGCTGCTGCTTTCAGGCGTGGTGTTCAAGCTTGCTCAGGGCGACAAGACCGCCGGTGAAAACCACCATGTGGAAACACCCGAAGAGCCGGAAGAATATTGA
- a CDS encoding DUF192 domain-containing protein has protein sequence MVRLATALAAMALVACSPGGTSAQESTPAPAPVAENSGYSEAGLRLMEVTIVSGDTRHTFKTELAASQQEQARGMMFRNEMGDDEGMLFPSYSPQFRSFWMKNTPLPLDIIFIGPNKRITNIEAGVPYSLESVTSRGMSIAVFEIRGGLSEELGIAPGDIVEFELPEDATL, from the coding sequence ATGGTAAGACTGGCAACAGCATTGGCGGCTATGGCTTTGGTGGCCTGCTCGCCGGGCGGCACTTCGGCGCAGGAAAGCACGCCTGCTCCTGCACCTGTCGCAGAAAACTCCGGCTATTCCGAGGCGGGTCTGCGCCTGATGGAGGTGACCATTGTCAGCGGCGATACGCGCCACACCTTCAAAACCGAGCTTGCCGCGAGCCAGCAAGAGCAAGCCAGGGGTATGATGTTCCGCAACGAAATGGGTGATGATGAGGGGATGCTGTTCCCCTCCTACTCGCCTCAGTTTCGCAGTTTCTGGATGAAGAACACGCCGCTGCCGCTAGACATCATCTTTATCGGCCCCAACAAGCGCATCACCAATATCGAAGCGGGCGTCCCCTATTCGCTGGAAAGCGTGACCTCGCGCGGGATGTCGATTGCTGTGTTTGAAATTCGCGGGGGTCTGTCCGAAGAGCTCGGCATTGCGCCGGGTGACATTGTCGAATTCGAATTACCGGAAGATGCGACTCTTTGA
- the rplA gene encoding 50S ribosomal protein L1 — MAKLTKKQKVRAEMDSEKLYTVDEAIATLREHKAKFDETVELAMNLGVDPRHADQMVRGMVSLPSGTGKDVKVAVFARGENAEKATAAGADKVGAEDLMEDMQNGNLDYDRVIATPDMMGVVGRLGKVLGPKGLMPNPKLGTVTPNVEQAVKDAKGGQVEFRVEKQGIIHSGIGKLSFDDAALKANFKALTDAVVKAKPSGAKGKYVRKVSLTSTMGPGLKVDLSEVEGA; from the coding sequence ATGGCGAAACTGACGAAAAAGCAAAAAGTCCGTGCAGAGATGGACTCTGAGAAGCTCTACACCGTGGACGAAGCCATCGCGACGCTGCGTGAGCACAAAGCGAAATTCGACGAAACCGTTGAGCTTGCAATGAACCTCGGCGTTGACCCACGTCACGCTGACCAGATGGTTCGCGGCATGGTCTCGCTGCCATCGGGCACGGGTAAAGACGTGAAGGTTGCTGTATTCGCACGCGGCGAAAACGCTGAAAAAGCGACTGCCGCCGGTGCTGACAAGGTAGGCGCTGAAGATCTCATGGAAGATATGCAGAACGGCAACCTCGACTATGACCGCGTGATCGCAACCCCTGACATGATGGGTGTTGTGGGCCGTTTGGGTAAAGTGCTTGGTCCAAAAGGCCTTATGCCAAACCCCAAGCTTGGCACGGTTACCCCGAACGTTGAGCAAGCCGTCAAGGACGCCAAGGGCGGCCAGGTTGAGTTCCGTGTTGAGAAGCAGGGCATCATCCACTCTGGCATCGGAAAGCTCTCGTTTGACGACGCTGCGCTCAAAGCAAACTTCAAAGCGCTGACCGACGCTGTTGTGAAAGCCAAGCCATCGGGTGCCAAAGGCAAATATGTGCGCAAGGTTTCGCTGACTTCGACCATGGGCCCGGGCCTTAAGGTTGACCTGAGCGAGGTTGAAGGAGCGTAA